A genomic window from Sphingobacterium sp. BN32 includes:
- a CDS encoding DUF4998 domain-containing protein has product MKKQINSPFILFTILFAVVLTAGSCGRMDDTYVQFLEGGEKIYVAKADSLKLKSGRNRVELSWLLLSDPKVKKYKIYWNQRRDSLENTISKSDDVDTVRVIINNLLEGNQTFQIFTYDDSGNSSVKAEISGRVYGTLYEKSLLNATISKVLRKSDDLKIIWNVNQPAGLSVTEIKYLDMTNNQRLILNKNFKDTTTLAQFPLKGNFEFRSGFLPDSLAIDTFYVDFAEVKTN; this is encoded by the coding sequence ATGAAAAAGCAAATTAATTCTCCCTTTATACTATTTACCATCTTGTTCGCTGTCGTTTTAACAGCTGGGTCTTGTGGTCGCATGGATGATACTTATGTTCAATTTTTAGAGGGCGGAGAAAAAATATACGTTGCAAAAGCGGACTCGCTAAAATTAAAATCAGGAAGAAACAGAGTTGAACTCTCTTGGTTACTTTTATCGGATCCCAAAGTTAAGAAGTATAAGATATATTGGAACCAACGTCGAGATTCTTTAGAAAACACTATTAGCAAGTCAGATGATGTTGACACCGTACGTGTCATTATTAACAACCTTCTAGAGGGCAATCAGACCTTTCAAATATTTACCTATGACGATTCAGGAAATAGCTCTGTTAAAGCAGAAATCTCCGGACGCGTTTATGGAACCCTCTATGAAAAATCTTTACTGAATGCTACCATTTCGAAAGTTCTTAGAAAATCTGATGATCTGAAAATCATTTGGAATGTCAATCAACCGGCAGGATTGAGTGTAACTGAGATTAAGTATTTGGATATGACAAATAATCAGAGGCTGATCCTGAACAAGAATTTTAAGGATACCACGACTTTAGCACAATTTCCATTGAAAGGCAACTTTGAATTTCGTTCTGGCTTTTTGCCAGACTCATTGGCGATAGATACGTTTTATGTAGATTTTGCAGAAGTCAAAACCAATTAA
- a CDS encoding response regulator, translating into MTQKKILIFDDDPFVLEIFSIVLEDLGYTINQSSTSHDVLEKVATYQPDLILMDNWIPEIGGIAATQLLKTHPKFSNIPVVLVSANSEIETLAKRALADAFLPKPFDLDKLEQLIADLLKG; encoded by the coding sequence ATGACACAAAAAAAAATACTTATTTTTGACGATGACCCCTTTGTGCTGGAAATTTTTTCCATCGTATTGGAGGATTTGGGTTATACGATAAATCAATCATCGACCTCACATGATGTTCTTGAGAAAGTAGCTACCTACCAGCCAGATTTGATTTTGATGGACAATTGGATACCGGAAATAGGTGGGATAGCAGCCACACAGCTCCTCAAGACACATCCGAAATTTTCTAATATACCGGTCGTTCTTGTCTCAGCTAACAGTGAGATCGAAACTTTAGCAAAGCGTGCTCTTGCCGATGCTTTTCTTCCCAAACCGTTCGATCTTGATAAGCTGGAACAACTAATTGCTGATCTATTAAAAGGTTAA
- a CDS encoding protein-glutamate O-methyltransferase CheR, which yields MIDRNEMDSFFQVLLNQFGYDFTEYNRSSLERRLKRILLIWKSPDLDDLFQKIMRDTSLLVPFVQQLTVPFTTMFRDPDFFLSMRQQIIPYLSTFPLIRIWIAGCSTGEEAYTTAVLLKECGLLQRSLIYATDINGSVVERASKGIFPMENMHEYVHNYALSGGNNGLSAHYSANHGVIQFSDELRSRMVFSTHNLVSDASFNSFQLILCRNVLIYFNRTLQNRVIRLFYESLENSGFLGLGPKETLVFSTLESRFQRIGQQKIWKKLT from the coding sequence ATGATTGATAGAAATGAAATGGATTCGTTTTTCCAGGTTCTTTTGAATCAATTCGGATATGACTTTACAGAGTATAATCGAAGTTCATTGGAACGCAGGCTGAAAAGAATATTATTGATTTGGAAAAGCCCTGATCTGGATGATTTATTTCAAAAGATAATGCGAGATACCTCTTTACTTGTACCTTTTGTTCAGCAGCTCACTGTTCCTTTTACAACAATGTTTCGCGACCCGGATTTTTTCTTATCTATGCGGCAGCAGATAATTCCTTATTTAAGCACTTTCCCCTTAATCCGAATTTGGATTGCAGGATGCTCAACAGGAGAGGAGGCATATACGACTGCGGTACTTCTAAAAGAGTGTGGTTTACTGCAACGATCGCTGATTTATGCAACGGATATCAATGGATCTGTAGTGGAACGAGCTTCCAAAGGCATCTTTCCAATGGAAAACATGCATGAGTATGTACATAACTACGCTTTGTCTGGCGGGAACAATGGCCTATCAGCTCATTATTCTGCAAATCATGGAGTTATTCAATTTAGCGATGAACTGAGGTCACGTATGGTGTTTTCAACCCATAATTTGGTTTCAGACGCTTCCTTCAACAGCTTTCAACTTATTTTATGCCGCAATGTACTTATTTATTTTAATCGTACGCTACAAAACCGTGTGATTAGACTTTTTTACGAAAGTTTAGAGAACTCGGGTTTTCTGGGATTGGGGCCAAAAGAGACCTTGGTGTTTTCTACACTAGAAAGTCGTTTTCAGCGCATAGGGCAACAAAAAATTTGGAAAAAACTCACTTAA
- a CDS encoding response regulator yields MNILIIDDDLRNIFALKTALKSRGLKAEGCISAKEGLDYLEKEKGVDIVLLDMMMPEFDGFELLEFVHQSPRKDYPPIIAVTAKAMMGDRERCILAGADGYVAKPVDIDKLLTEINRILLAGSDD; encoded by the coding sequence ATGAATATTTTAATTATTGACGATGATCTGCGAAATATATTCGCGTTGAAAACGGCCTTGAAATCACGAGGTCTGAAAGCAGAAGGTTGTATTTCTGCAAAAGAGGGATTAGATTATCTAGAGAAGGAAAAGGGGGTTGATATCGTGCTTCTGGATATGATGATGCCGGAATTCGATGGGTTTGAACTCCTTGAATTTGTTCATCAATCGCCACGAAAAGATTATCCACCCATTATAGCGGTGACGGCTAAAGCGATGATGGGTGATCGGGAACGATGTATTTTGGCGGGAGCTGACGGCTATGTCGCCAAACCGGTAGATATTGATAAGCTGTTAACGGAAATTAATAGAATACTTTTAGCAGGAAGTGATGATTGA
- a CDS encoding response regulator, which yields MQQNILRNLQLGFGFSMTVLLIASGILFLSTQDQRENKELMDQAQHNITNAQLILIDLQNAETGQRGFLLTGRDKFLEPYRDSRSSLPQRIDALMKGDLTSDQYARAQKLTTLATERIEVLDELIEQRRNLLELSPDLLDRGKSIMDSCRSLIKSIRQQEENRVSKRSEELESSALTTSVLIAIASLISVIITSVLFWKLRTDYKRRGALQEELIAKDNEMSRRLNLIRGIAQEITKGNYDISIDDSQKDDLGTIAKSLRIMTNSLQQTFEQLHWNDWRKNGLAELNAGLMGNPNLLDIGRFSLNFLVDFLKLDNGAIYVVERDLFKLKHTVGLKALPQDERSIHVGLLAEVYTNKIPRVISDMLPDEFNLSFAQGELQVKQIVLMPIIYQQHCIGAIEVGARNTMPQDTIEVMGDFCEIIGAAIAAAQSRGRVQQLLEETQTQTEELQVQHAELESLNTELEAQASKLRVSEEELRSQQEELLLSNKELEKRSQILEDRNQMIAIRNREIQEKAEALALSTKYKSEFLANMSHELRTPLNSILLLSKVLTENNEGNLNSEQVESAQVIWSSGTGLLTLIDEILDLSKIESGKMSLEVEQFFLSELIGDLTQMFKPLTKEKGINFCVESTLPENFRMKSDRLRLEQILRNLLSNAIKFTAQGSITLRVNHSSSDGEAVMFSVQDTGIGISSEKQQLIFEAFQQADGSTRRRFGGTGLGLSISREIARLLSGEIRVESELGQGSCFTLVLPLEHAKAEENVLVNQDSPRETLNPESTVIKHPKTSNLPEEIPDDRDTIDQGDKVILIVEDDVVFAKALRDYARKAGYKTIVVGRGDLVLYAALQYKPKAILLDIVLPIMDGWQILDELKSNVETRHIPVHMMSAEQARKNESIRRGAIDFIRKPFQKQGFQSIFSRIEEALNNGSKKVLIVEENPKHAAALSSYLESFEISTEVKSSVEQSVEALTKGKVDCVILDMGIPDEVAYETLETIKSNSGLEDLPIIIFTGKSLSGREEMRIKEYADSIVVKTVHSYQRILDEVSLFLHLVDKKGQAVREDVRKENRNLTDALQNRKVLVADDDIRNIFSLSRALEKYNVEVFSAMDGQEACQVLEQNPTIDIVLMDIMMPNMDGFQAIQKIRARDHFKNLPIIAVTAKAMTGDRDKCMKAGASDYISKPVDIDQLVSLLRVWLFER from the coding sequence ATGCAGCAAAATATACTTCGGAATCTACAGTTGGGGTTTGGATTTTCCATGACTGTCTTATTGATCGCTTCTGGCATCCTGTTTTTATCGACTCAAGACCAGCGTGAAAACAAAGAGCTGATGGATCAAGCGCAACATAATATCACTAACGCACAGTTAATACTTATCGATCTACAAAATGCTGAAACCGGACAGCGTGGATTTCTTCTTACCGGACGTGATAAATTCCTGGAACCCTACCGCGATAGTCGTAGCTCATTACCTCAACGAATTGATGCGCTTATGAAAGGAGATTTAACTTCCGATCAGTACGCTCGCGCTCAAAAGCTCACCACGCTTGCCACAGAAAGGATAGAGGTTCTGGATGAGTTAATCGAACAGCGCCGCAATTTGTTGGAGTTATCCCCAGATCTTTTAGATCGTGGTAAATCCATCATGGACTCTTGCCGCTCGTTGATTAAGTCGATCCGACAGCAGGAAGAAAATCGAGTCTCCAAACGTTCAGAAGAATTAGAAAGTTCTGCCTTGACCACCTCCGTTTTAATTGCTATCGCCTCACTAATATCGGTGATTATAACTTCAGTGTTGTTTTGGAAGTTGCGTACGGATTATAAGCGTCGTGGAGCACTTCAAGAGGAACTTATCGCTAAAGATAATGAAATGAGTCGAAGGCTGAATCTCATACGTGGGATCGCCCAAGAGATCACAAAAGGGAATTATGATATCTCCATTGATGATAGCCAAAAAGACGATCTAGGGACGATTGCTAAAAGTCTCCGTATAATGACTAATTCTCTTCAGCAAACCTTTGAGCAGCTCCATTGGAACGACTGGCGAAAGAATGGGCTTGCCGAACTCAATGCCGGTTTGATGGGTAATCCCAATTTGTTAGATATTGGCCGATTTAGTCTGAATTTCTTAGTTGACTTTCTAAAACTTGACAATGGTGCCATTTACGTAGTGGAAAGAGACTTATTTAAGCTCAAGCATACAGTAGGGTTGAAGGCGCTTCCTCAAGACGAAAGGTCTATCCATGTTGGATTATTAGCCGAAGTGTATACCAATAAGATCCCTCGGGTAATTAGTGATATGCTGCCCGATGAATTTAATCTGTCCTTTGCTCAAGGAGAGTTACAAGTGAAGCAAATCGTATTGATGCCCATTATCTATCAGCAACATTGTATAGGGGCTATAGAGGTTGGAGCACGTAATACAATGCCCCAAGATACCATCGAGGTGATGGGCGATTTTTGCGAAATTATAGGGGCAGCAATTGCCGCTGCGCAAAGTCGAGGACGCGTTCAGCAGCTTTTAGAGGAAACCCAGACCCAAACAGAAGAGCTTCAAGTTCAACATGCGGAGCTAGAGAGTCTTAACACTGAACTAGAGGCACAGGCAAGCAAACTGCGCGTGTCAGAGGAGGAATTACGATCGCAACAAGAAGAACTTTTACTGTCCAATAAAGAATTGGAAAAGAGATCGCAAATTCTCGAGGATAGAAATCAGATGATCGCGATCCGAAATAGAGAAATTCAGGAGAAAGCTGAGGCTCTTGCTTTGAGTACAAAATATAAATCTGAATTCCTTGCTAACATGTCACATGAACTCAGAACACCACTGAATTCCATCCTGTTACTTTCAAAAGTTTTGACCGAAAATAACGAAGGAAATCTCAATAGCGAGCAGGTAGAATCTGCCCAGGTAATCTGGTCCTCAGGCACAGGTTTATTGACGCTAATTGATGAAATTCTTGACCTCTCCAAAATCGAGTCTGGAAAGATGTCTCTGGAGGTGGAGCAGTTTTTTCTAAGTGAATTAATAGGTGATCTCACTCAGATGTTCAAGCCATTGACCAAAGAGAAAGGGATTAATTTTTGTGTGGAATCTACGCTGCCGGAAAATTTTCGCATGAAAAGTGACCGTCTTAGGTTAGAACAAATTTTACGTAATTTGCTTTCCAATGCTATCAAGTTTACGGCCCAGGGATCAATAACGTTGAGGGTAAATCACTCAAGCTCAGATGGTGAGGCTGTGATGTTTAGCGTACAGGACACAGGAATAGGAATATCATCCGAAAAACAACAGCTAATCTTCGAAGCATTCCAACAAGCTGATGGATCTACACGCCGACGTTTTGGTGGTACGGGGCTTGGGCTCTCTATTAGCCGCGAAATTGCAAGATTGTTGTCGGGAGAAATACGTGTGGAAAGTGAGCTTGGACAGGGGAGTTGCTTCACTTTAGTTCTCCCCCTAGAGCATGCCAAAGCAGAAGAAAATGTTCTTGTTAATCAAGACAGCCCACGCGAAACGTTAAACCCGGAATCGACCGTTATTAAACACCCTAAAACTTCTAACCTCCCAGAAGAAATTCCTGATGATCGAGATACAATAGACCAAGGGGATAAAGTAATACTGATCGTAGAAGATGATGTGGTATTTGCAAAAGCACTCAGGGATTATGCTCGAAAAGCAGGGTATAAAACCATCGTTGTAGGACGTGGGGATTTAGTATTGTATGCAGCCCTGCAGTATAAGCCTAAGGCGATTCTGTTAGATATTGTTCTTCCTATTATGGACGGTTGGCAGATATTAGATGAGCTAAAATCCAACGTAGAAACGCGCCATATTCCCGTACATATGATGTCCGCAGAACAGGCAAGGAAAAATGAAAGCATCCGCCGTGGGGCAATTGATTTCATTCGCAAGCCGTTCCAAAAGCAAGGATTTCAAAGTATTTTCTCAAGAATAGAGGAAGCTTTGAATAACGGCTCGAAAAAGGTACTCATTGTTGAAGAGAATCCAAAGCACGCTGCCGCTCTTTCCTCGTATTTAGAAAGTTTCGAGATTTCTACTGAAGTAAAGAGTTCCGTGGAACAAAGTGTTGAAGCCTTAACTAAGGGAAAGGTGGATTGTGTTATCTTAGATATGGGAATTCCTGATGAAGTTGCCTATGAGACCTTGGAAACCATAAAAAGCAACAGCGGCTTAGAGGACTTACCTATCATCATATTTACAGGCAAAAGCCTGTCAGGTCGGGAGGAAATGCGCATTAAAGAGTATGCTGATTCCATTGTAGTGAAGACGGTTCATTCTTACCAACGAATTCTCGACGAGGTTAGCTTGTTCTTACATTTGGTAGATAAGAAGGGGCAAGCGGTGCGCGAAGACGTACGGAAAGAAAATAGAAACTTAACTGATGCATTACAAAATCGCAAGGTTTTGGTCGCCGATGATGACATTCGAAATATATTCTCGTTGTCTCGAGCGTTGGAAAAATATAATGTGGAAGTATTTTCGGCAATGGATGGACAGGAAGCCTGTCAGGTGTTGGAACAAAATCCGACAATCGACATTGTGCTTATGGATATCATGATGCCCAATATGGATGGTTTTCAAGCCATTCAAAAAATTCGTGCTCGGGATCACTTCAAAAATTTACCGATTATTGCCGTTACCGCTAAAGCGATGACTGGTGATCGAGATAAATGCATGAAAGCTGGAGCCTCCGACTATATTTCCAAGCCTGTAGATATAGATCAATTAGTGTCTTTACTGAGAGTTTGGTTATTTGAACGTTAA
- a CDS encoding ATP-binding protein: protein MILIVDDKQENIYSLEKTLQLKGFRTDSANSGEDALKKCLKTDYALIILDVQMPGMDGYEVAETLSGTKKTKDIPIIFLSAVNREKKYITKGYESGGIDYITKPVDPDILLLKVKTFYRLYEQTFALQQMKTYLESEVQQRQKAQSELAEKLQELNVTLEALPQIAFTTDGLGNVDFVNQQWYRYAPSKDNWPELHPDDADVFEIWKLQLEDRQPLQKEVRLKENNTENYRYHLVKIAPVTKDLKTIRWVGTMTDIDERKQLEKKKDDFLSVASHELKTPLTSIKAFAEIALRAMKEISNHKAYGYLAKVHDQAQKLNLLVQDLLDISRLETGGLKINIQPVDLEKIIQHVIDTTVMTNHHRKLQILRTGTRLNKPIYVDSLRIEQVLINYLSNAVKYAPNSDVVIVDTQIDDQVLTVKIQDEGMGIPPHKIPFVFDKFFRVQEASVQFQGLGLGLHICKEIIAQHGGLCGVESQVGQGSTFYFTLPV from the coding sequence ATGATTCTAATCGTTGACGACAAGCAGGAAAATATATATTCGCTTGAAAAAACGTTGCAATTAAAGGGATTTCGGACTGACTCCGCCAATTCGGGTGAAGACGCCTTGAAAAAATGTTTAAAAACAGACTATGCATTAATAATTCTCGATGTTCAAATGCCGGGGATGGATGGCTATGAAGTCGCAGAAACCTTATCTGGAACTAAGAAGACCAAAGATATTCCCATCATTTTTCTTTCTGCCGTGAATCGCGAAAAAAAATATATTACCAAGGGTTACGAGTCTGGGGGTATCGATTATATCACAAAACCTGTCGATCCAGATATCCTCTTGTTAAAAGTAAAGACGTTCTATCGCCTATACGAACAAACATTCGCATTACAACAGATGAAAACGTATTTGGAAAGTGAGGTTCAGCAACGTCAAAAGGCGCAAAGTGAACTCGCAGAGAAGCTGCAAGAGCTAAATGTCACGCTAGAAGCGCTCCCGCAGATAGCATTCACTACCGACGGCTTAGGAAACGTTGATTTTGTGAACCAGCAGTGGTATCGATATGCTCCTTCTAAAGATAATTGGCCAGAATTACATCCCGATGATGCCGACGTTTTTGAAATTTGGAAATTGCAGCTAGAAGATCGACAGCCCCTACAGAAAGAAGTTCGCTTAAAGGAAAATAATACAGAAAATTATCGATATCATTTAGTGAAGATCGCCCCTGTCACTAAAGATTTAAAAACTATTCGCTGGGTAGGTACCATGACGGACATCGATGAACGTAAACAGTTGGAGAAAAAGAAAGATGACTTTCTGAGCGTCGCAAGTCATGAGCTAAAGACGCCCTTGACTAGTATTAAAGCGTTTGCAGAAATAGCTTTGCGCGCAATGAAAGAGATCAGTAATCATAAGGCCTACGGTTATCTTGCCAAAGTTCACGATCAGGCGCAAAAGCTAAACCTGCTTGTGCAAGATTTATTGGATATTTCCCGTTTAGAAACGGGCGGATTGAAAATTAATATACAACCCGTCGATTTGGAAAAAATCATTCAACATGTAATTGATACAACGGTGATGACCAATCATCATCGGAAGTTGCAAATTCTCCGAACGGGTACACGGCTAAACAAACCTATCTATGTCGATTCTTTACGTATTGAACAAGTATTAATCAATTATCTTTCGAATGCAGTGAAATACGCCCCTAATTCGGATGTAGTCATTGTTGACACCCAAATAGATGATCAAGTTCTGACTGTAAAAATTCAAGATGAAGGGATGGGGATACCACCCCATAAAATTCCGTTTGTATTCGATAAATTCTTTCGTGTGCAGGAGGCATCAGTTCAGTTTCAGGGGTTAGGACTGGGCCTACATATTTGCAAGGAAATTATAGCGCAACATGGAGGCTTGTGTGGCGTAGAGAGCCAAGTTGGCCAAGGCTCAACATTTTATTTCACATTACCAGTTTAA
- a CDS encoding TonB-dependent receptor: MFINLKKGVAHVSYAAGFCFLMQLPCINSSYAVETHLIGPATFPSIKAALNAPQQERGRISGTILDESGTPIAGVTVSISDRGITTSTDDQGKYSTDVPTGLHIIKVSSIGYITQEMSIRVTSNTNERHNFTLASDNDKIDEVVVVGYGTSKKTDVTGSTSTISTKQFENAPATRIDQLLQGQASGVDVKSTNGAPGAPTTIRIRGSRSITATNEPIYVIDGIVDPSGTSLNSINPSDIESINILKDASTTAIYGSRASNGVILVTTKKGVAGKDIVRFSTNQGFSQLPRKLDLMNAREFAEFINEALVYGNKPPLYPNVDSLINQIGEGTDWIDAVTQTAPFASYDASASGGEGGDRGYTYFVSANLLDQKGIIKNTGFKRYQGRINLTKKFGNRINMGVSTNISREQHRISSLNFGTNTGWSTSYIFLPPTMPIYKEDGSYETYNPIWYTGGHINNPVAVLDKVKNQRAINNILSNAYLEIEVLKDLKVKSTLGVNFINQRGDYYSPTDMPQNIFNNRLFGSANSDIYNTLGLINENTLNFKRSFEEHTLDLLAGASYQTKSINRLYGSGSNLTNDITQYNNLGLAEQQFRGLASHLDENTIVSFLGRVNYNYAGKYYFTLTGRADGASNFAQGKKWGMFPSGAAKWRISQEPFFLESNLNGTISELAIRASYGISGNQGIANYQSLASLPSTTNSYIFGGQQTLGYTQGNLSNKDLSWETTAQFDAGLDVHFFNGRINLTADYYDMTSRDLLLTVQLPSQTGYTSRLINLGKSQNKGFDFSVSGEVLRKGDFSWQANVNVSTNSQKVTDIGPLSKVFLDAGIGYGVTTSYLEKGYPIGANFGLEYAGTWKTQQEIDAELAKPAQDREFVSHNSHYLPGGPKYKDYSADGQLNVNDYHYLGQANPKLFGGVGSTFAYKRLSLDVFFQFNQGAKMYNAMEFFNGTGTSYSNQFKYIIDRWSPENPTSDIPKVESRDNIASTRLLQDASFIRFKSAQIRYALGGVILPKIIKDMDIFASGTNLFLWTKYRGFDPEVNTSGGSSTLIANDNGNYPNGRVVTFGVNLTL, from the coding sequence ATGTTTATAAACTTAAAAAAGGGTGTTGCACATGTTTCATACGCTGCAGGCTTTTGCTTTTTAATGCAATTACCCTGCATTAATTCTTCTTACGCGGTAGAGACACACTTAATAGGTCCAGCAACATTTCCTTCAATCAAAGCCGCTCTAAATGCCCCGCAACAAGAAAGAGGCAGAATTTCAGGAACCATTTTAGATGAATCAGGGACACCTATTGCAGGTGTTACCGTCAGCATCAGTGATCGTGGAATTACAACCTCTACCGACGATCAAGGGAAATACAGTACCGACGTACCTACCGGACTTCATATAATTAAAGTAAGCTCTATCGGCTATATTACTCAAGAAATGAGCATTCGGGTTACCTCGAATACAAATGAACGCCATAATTTTACCCTTGCTTCAGACAATGACAAAATTGACGAGGTGGTAGTAGTTGGATACGGTACTTCCAAAAAGACCGATGTTACAGGTTCTACCAGTACCATTTCAACTAAACAATTTGAAAACGCTCCGGCAACTCGAATTGACCAGCTACTTCAGGGCCAGGCATCTGGGGTGGATGTAAAGTCTACCAATGGAGCGCCTGGCGCACCTACGACCATTAGAATCCGTGGTTCTAGATCTATTACGGCGACCAATGAACCGATCTATGTAATTGACGGGATTGTGGATCCAAGTGGTACCAGTTTAAATTCCATTAATCCAAGCGACATTGAAAGCATAAACATCCTCAAGGATGCCTCCACAACAGCGATCTATGGTTCTAGAGCTTCAAATGGTGTAATCCTGGTAACCACAAAGAAAGGTGTTGCCGGTAAAGATATTGTACGCTTTTCGACCAATCAGGGCTTTTCACAGCTACCCAGAAAATTGGACTTAATGAATGCCCGAGAATTTGCAGAATTTATTAATGAGGCTCTGGTATATGGCAATAAACCTCCTCTCTACCCCAATGTCGACTCGTTGATCAATCAGATCGGAGAAGGGACTGACTGGATTGATGCGGTTACCCAAACGGCTCCATTCGCGAGCTATGATGCATCAGCATCGGGCGGAGAAGGCGGTGACCGGGGATATACCTATTTCGTTTCTGCCAATCTATTAGACCAGAAAGGGATTATTAAAAACACAGGGTTTAAAAGGTATCAGGGAAGAATAAACTTGACCAAGAAATTCGGGAACCGAATTAATATGGGTGTAAGCACCAATATCAGTAGAGAGCAGCATAGAATCAGCAGCTTGAATTTTGGCACCAATACGGGCTGGTCTACCTCGTATATCTTCCTTCCTCCTACGATGCCTATTTATAAAGAAGATGGTTCTTATGAGACCTACAATCCGATTTGGTATACCGGTGGACATATCAACAATCCCGTAGCGGTTCTGGATAAAGTAAAGAATCAAAGAGCAATCAACAACATATTGTCCAATGCATACTTAGAAATTGAGGTTCTCAAAGATTTGAAAGTGAAATCCACTCTAGGAGTAAATTTCATCAACCAGCGGGGAGATTACTACAGTCCTACGGATATGCCTCAAAATATTTTCAATAATCGTCTATTCGGATCTGCCAATTCCGACATCTACAACACGCTGGGTTTGATTAATGAAAATACGCTGAATTTCAAGAGATCCTTCGAAGAGCATACTCTGGATCTTTTGGCTGGTGCAAGTTACCAGACCAAAAGTATCAATCGGCTATATGGTTCTGGAAGTAACTTAACCAATGATATTACCCAGTATAACAATCTAGGGCTGGCCGAGCAGCAATTCCGTGGGTTAGCATCCCATCTGGATGAAAACACTATCGTGTCATTTCTTGGAAGAGTAAATTACAATTATGCTGGAAAGTATTATTTTACGCTTACCGGCCGGGCCGATGGTGCCTCCAACTTTGCCCAAGGAAAGAAATGGGGAATGTTCCCTTCCGGGGCTGCTAAATGGCGCATTTCTCAAGAACCTTTCTTTTTGGAATCCAATCTAAACGGAACAATTTCAGAACTTGCGATCCGCGCTAGTTACGGTATCTCTGGAAATCAAGGAATCGCCAACTACCAATCGCTAGCCTCGCTTCCTTCGACCACCAACTCCTATATCTTTGGGGGACAGCAGACCTTAGGCTACACCCAGGGGAACCTATCTAATAAAGATTTAAGCTGGGAAACTACAGCGCAATTTGATGCCGGACTGGACGTCCATTTTTTTAATGGCAGAATTAATTTAACGGCAGATTATTACGATATGACCAGCCGCGATTTACTGCTAACCGTTCAGTTGCCTTCTCAAACCGGATACACCTCCAGACTGATAAACCTTGGAAAATCGCAAAACAAGGGATTTGACTTCTCTGTTTCGGGCGAAGTGCTTCGCAAAGGAGATTTCTCTTGGCAGGCCAACGTGAATGTTTCCACCAACAGTCAGAAAGTAACCGATATCGGTCCCCTTAGCAAAGTCTTTTTGGATGCTGGCATTGGGTACGGCGTGACCACCAGTTACCTAGAGAAAGGATATCCAATTGGAGCAAATTTCGGTCTAGAATATGCCGGAACTTGGAAAACACAACAGGAAATCGATGCTGAGCTGGCGAAGCCTGCTCAAGACCGAGAGTTTGTCTCGCACAACAGTCATTACCTTCCGGGAGGACCAAAATACAAGGATTATAGCGCTGATGGTCAACTAAACGTAAACGACTACCATTACCTAGGTCAGGCTAACCCGAAACTTTTCGGTGGGGTGGGAAGTACATTCGCTTATAAAAGATTGTCGCTAGACGTATTCTTTCAGTTCAATCAGGGTGCTAAGATGTACAACGCGATGGAATTTTTTAACGGAACGGGCACCTCGTATTCTAACCAATTCAAGTACATAATCGACCGCTGGTCTCCTGAAAACCCAACTTCTGATATTCCAAAAGTTGAATCAAGGGACAACATCGCGAGCACCAGGCTACTACAGGATGCCTCTTTCATCCGATTCAAGTCTGCTCAAATCAGATACGCTCTAGGTGGGGTGATACTTCCGAAAATCATCAAGGATATGGATATATTCGCCAGTGGTACCAATTTATTTCTATGGACAAAATACCGCGGTTTTGACCCTGAGGTGAACACCAGTGGCGGAAGTTCTACCTTGATTGCTAACGACAACGGAAATTATCCAAACGGAAGAGTGGTTACATTCGGCGTTAACTTAACACTTTAA